In Sphingobacterium sp. R2, the genomic stretch ACCAGTGCTATACCTCGAAACAGCGATTTTCCAAAAGCAAGTTTCTCGATACAACACAGCATTGTTAGCGCATAACAGGCTAAGCCCGTACAGACAAAATAATAGCTGTATGTGGAATAATCCTTTTTTATCCCCCCCTCATACGCTTCGAAGATCAGTCCTAAAAAAAGCAGATAGCTTCCGAGCACAGCCATTTTTGCCTGCAGTGTCAGTACTTCGGCCTTCCGAAAAACACCTGAACAGAAGCATAGCGAAAAGATCAACATCAGGGTAACTCCCATATTGATATCGAGATAGCGCATGTATAGATTGAAGACATTCAGCCCAATTAGAAGTGCACAGAGCAAGCCTTGTAATGCCAGTTGAGACCGCTGCATCCTGGGTTTGTCGGCCAACGACGTATCAGCAATAATCCACTCGCCGACAACTGTAGCCGGAAGGATAATAAAGAGGTATTTGAGGTAATAAAATTGATAAAGCCAAGTCGCAGGGCTGAGTTTGTAGATAAATTCGTTGATACTACCGACTTCTTTGGATCCCAAAAAAACGCCCATAATAAATGGTAAAATCGCCATACGTAACCAGATGGATTTTGCCGTCAGCCACCACCACAGCGTTCCAAACAAAGCCATATTGGCCAGTACCAGAATAATAATATCTGTCTTCTGGAGGGTAAATCTATCCGTTTGTGCATACAACAGATATAGCATCCCTACAGATAGCAACAGGGCCACTATGTGAACAAGTCTCGCGGTCCGCATCGGTAAATACGACTTTAAATCGGCATAGAGTGTAAAGAGCAGGACAAACCCCACGATTGACAAGATATACTGTGACGCAGCAGGCTCTCCACTCATAACCCAAGCGCGCATATAAAAAGAAAATAAGGCGAAAAAGAATAAAGCAACAAAACGCTTAAAAATTGTACCCGCGATAGGCAAAGCGTTTAGGTTAGCCACTTTTTTCCGCATAGCCAATGGGATGGCCGCCCCCATCGTAAAAAGGAAAATCGGAAAAACCAGATCTACCCAGGTTATACCTGCTATACTGGGATCAAATACATGTTTGGGCGGGGGCACCTGTGCATGGTACATCCAAGCAGGAAGGTTTCCAAATGAAATGCTCGATGAAAGCACCATTAAAAGGATAGCAATTCCCCGCAGAACATCCAAACTATCGTTTCGCTGCTGTGGAGTCGTTGTAGAATTTGGTAAAATTGGTATCATCTCGTTTTTCTATGCGTTCGGAAATCAATTTTTTGTTGCTATAAATTGGCCGGTAAAATCCACCGGCCGTTCAAACGGCTTTAGGATATGATCCAACACAACCGCCACTTGAGCCCGTGTTAACACTTGATTTTCTTTTGCTGCAATGACGGACCAGATTTTATCTTTATTCAAAGTGGGGTCGACCTGGAGCAATAGAGCCGCAAAAAATTCTGCTGTGACATCGGCACCCGAGCCAGCGACTTTATCGGCCGATGGATAATAACTACGCATACCGACGATCAGGTCTACTTCGCTTATGCGGTGTTCGGGATAGAACCAAGTCTGATTGGCCCATTTGTAGGGCACCCCTTTTCCTTTAAGAATCCCGGTTGCTCCAACACGTTGGATTGCCTGAAAACGACTATCTTTTGGATCAACATCGATAAAGGGCATGAGATAGGCATGATGGTCCAAAAGTACTTGCTGGACCTCCCTTAATGAAAGATCTTTGGGCGTAACACCTTGTTTTGCAGACAGCGCCGCCAGCACTCCAGCAGCTTGACCAATACCCAATACAACTGGCTGAAGGCGGGTGGCCCCAGCCACAATATTGCTCACACTGATGCTTTTTTCAGCAACAATAAAATCCGCTATTTTCTCAGGAATCAAACTTCCAAGGGGTACATTGTAGGATGGTACCCGAATCTTAACAAAATCAATTTTGGGTGCATCCGGGTTCTTCAGGTGATGATGATCGATGGTATAATCGCCTACTATCCCACCTGTGCGGTACAAAGGCAGCTCCTGCTGATAAGGACTCTGCACATAAGGCAATGTAAGCTGCACCAAGCCTTTAGCACGTCTAGACTCGCGATGATAAGCAATAAAGGGAAGTTTATCGGCCGTATCATATTCATCATCGGCAAGCCCCAAGTTTTTAAAACCCAGCTGACTTTGAAGATGATATACAAATCGTAAGGTATGATCTTTCGCCTTTTGCAATTCCACCGCCCTCGCCTTTGGCGACATCTCGATAATATTCAGGTAGATATCATTTCCGTCTTTAGGCCAGTTTATCATGTATTTTCCATTTGGCAATTTGCCATAGGTAATCATTTGATCACAATTGATGATAGGCGTATTGCTGTGTGAAGCAGGATCTTTAACATCACAGGCATGTTCAAACTCTTTAGGATCATAACCTTGAGGTTTCTTTAGCAATCTCTTTGGATCGGCACCATAGTCTTTCAGGATAGCGACATAAGTAAGGTCTTGAATTATTGAATTGGCCTTTTCGGGAGCAAATTCTTCTTTCGTATCGTAGCGGCTATCCATACCGATGCTGTAAGCAACACCCGCACGCGGCAAGAGATCCCCCAATTCCGTCGCATCGACTAGAATAGAAGCGTTTACGGTTTTCTTTTTCCCTTCCTGTTCAATGGCAACGGTCCAGCCTTTAGGCTGTTTTTTCAGGTCTAAGAGGGTACTTTTATACCAAACGGCAATATTTTTTTCGGCTCCAACCATCTTTTTTAACAAGCGATTACCGACCGAAGGCTCAAATAGCGTATTGCTTACCCAGCCTGTTTCCACTGCCTTTGGACCACCATAATAAGCATAAAGTTCTGCCCTAAATTCGCCCCATATTCCCGAAGGCATACGATGGTTACCATCAATAGCGGAGACCCCAGCGGCAGTGAGCATACCACCCAACCAGCTTGTCTCTTCCACCATAAGGACCTTACTTCCCAAACGGGCAGCTTGCAAAGCCGCAGAAACACCACTTGCTCCCCCTCCCACAATCAAGACATCGTATGAAGCAACAGCCTGCCCCTGCGAGGAGAGTGTGACAGAAATCAATAAAATAGAAAAAAAAGATTTAAACCAATTCATATGAAGTTAATTGCAGTAAATAATTTAAAAAATACGCACCAAATACCGGTTTAAGGACCAGAGATACATTATTTTGTTGTCGGACTAAAGGATCAGTATAAGGTGAATGAAACATATAGGTTATCGATTAATGGATCAGACGATTAAAATAAGCGAAATGAACCGGAATGGTTTTGGCCCAGTAGCCAGAGGTATGAGCGCCGGGTTGCGCAATATAAGTCGCTTTGATCTTGAGTACATCACAACTATCCCGAAGGGACTTATTGGCCCCATATAGATAATCTTCAGTACCACAATCAAAAATAAATGTCTTTTCACTCCCAGCGATCTTATGGACATTATGGATGACACTAAAACGATCGAATAATGGATTTTGATCGCTGTATTGACCTAAATGTTGGGCTAGACTTGTCTTCTTGAAAGCCGAATGTCTCAGATTGACAACTCCCGAACTGCTACCAGCACTTTTAAAAAATGATGGATAGTTAAAAAAGAGCCAAAGTGCACCATGCCCCCCCATACTCACACCCGTAATAAATGAGTTGTCCCGATCCGTATGATATTTGCCCTGTATGTAAGGCATTAATTCCCCTGTCAGGAACCGACCAAATTGTGCTCCGCCTTTTTGTGGACTGTCTAAGAACCAGCTCGTCCGAAGACCGTCAGGGCATACCACCACAAAGCCATATTGATCGCTCAATGCCTGAAAATCGAAAAATTTTGAAAGACTTTTATAATTTGCCCCATGACTGTGCAGCACATATACAACAGGTAAGGCACGGTTGTCCGGCTTCATCTTTGGTATATAGACGTAGCCGGAATCTACTCCAAAAAGATGAGCAGACTGTAACGTATAAAGCTCTTGTCCTTTGGCCAACATTGTACCAACGACACATAAAAGGCATATGATTAAACGCATGGATATAATTGAGTCAGTCTTTAGATTTATAGTGAAGCTAAATTAATAATAAAATTTACAATAAAAAAAGTATTTAATAATTTTTTTTATTTAATATTATCATATTACGCTATTTTATAACGAAGTCCATTTATCAATTCAGGTTAAATAAAAAGAGCATTGGAAAAATTTCCAATGCTCTCTTTTTATTTAAGATTTGAAAAGCTAATTAAAATAGCTCAAATTCACATTTCTAGTTATTTATTATATCCTTATTTTATCAGACACTGTATAGTTGCCGTTTTTAACCACGGTGATGTGAACCTTATATCGACTTTATCGCCAGATTGACCCAATGCTTGAACATAAGCAATCATTTTACCATGATATACCCGCTGTTTGTTATCTGTATAATCGCCCATGTCGGCATTATTTCCTGCTTCCATTCCCAGCAATCGTGCATTTCCAATGAGGTCGCAGGTTATTTCATCTTCTGATAGTATTACGGGATCATCGTTGGCATCTACCAACTGTAAGGCAATTTGAATGATTGCGCCCGATTTTATGTCTTGCTCTCCTAGTACGGTGGCATGAATCGCCGTTGGCCGTTGAGTTGACTGTATTGCATGACGGATGATCTCCTTTTTATGATTGTCGAAACCCACAACTTCCAATTTGCCCGAAGTATAGGGAATATCCCAAAAGATAATACCTGTTTTCTCATCATATTTCTTTTCTTCGCCAACAAGCTTACCATTGAGTTCTAATCGTGCCTGCGCACTATTGGTGTAGCAAACGACGCGAATTTGTTGTCCCTCTTGATAATTCCAAATTGGCCAAGCGTCCATAGAAGGGGCTTCATTCTTTCGCTGTCCTTCCTCCGACTCCAATGCCGACCACACATCGGTTGCTCCTGCCCCTCCCTTCAATGGATAAGTACCTAAGTAAGCCATGGGTTTGTCCGACCACAGCGATTGGCGATAATAACCTCTCGGTTTGACAAATCCCGCAAAATCTAGCAGTCCTGAATAGAATCCACGGGAAGGCCAACGTCCAGATTCGCCGAGATAATCGATCCCAGTCCATAGAAATTGACCAAAAATATGCGCATTGTCACGTACTGCTAACCAAGCAGAAAGATCATGCCTATTTTCGCTGCCGAAAATGACGCGTTCGGGAAAGCGTTTGTGATCCAGTTGATAGCGGCTTTCTGTATAATTGTATCCAGCGATGTCAAGTGCACCTGGATAGGCGGTTTCGTTAGACATTGCTACACCTGCAAGCCCTGCCGTAACCGCTCTACTTTTATCGTATTTTTTTACAACCGCGACCAAGCGTTTGGCAATATCACCCAACCGCATCGCATCGGGTGCATCCTTTTTGTAGCCCCCATACGAAGCTTGTGTAAAGCCACCCTCTTTCTTTTCTCCGTTAAGAATAGGATGTGAATAAGGATCATTTGGATAATCCACTTCATTGCCTATACTCCACGCAAAAATTGAAAGGTGATTCCGATCTCTTTTGACCATGTCGGCAAGATCCTGCTCTCCCCAAGATTCAAAAAAATCGTATGATCCTTGAAAGCCGGGCGTACCAAAATTCCACCCCTGCAACCATTTTCTTTTTGGAAATTCCCATTCGTCAAACGCTTCGTCCATCACCAAAAGACCAAGCTCGTCACATAGTGCATACAACGAAGATGCCTGCGGATTATGGCTTGTACGAATAGCATTGACTCCCAGTGATTTTAAGGTTAGGAGACGTCGACGCCATACTTCTGGATACACTTCAGCGCCCAATACGCCTGCGTCGTGGTGCAAACACACTCCTTTTACCTTCATCCACTCTCCATTTAAAGCAAACCCTTTGTTCGCATCGAACGTGAATGCTCTGAAACCGGTCTTCACCTCCGACTGATCGATCTGCTGGCCATTTTGCGTCACAATTGTCCGTAAAGTATATTGTTGGGGTTGATCCAAACTCCATAGTTTGGGGTTCGACACGGTCAACTGCTGTTGTACGGTTGCCTTATCACTGGCTCCGATTTGTACTTTCTGTGTTTTTTTTGCGACAATACGCCCTGTCATGTCAACCAACTGCTGCTCGACTGCAATTGCAGAAGATGCGGAAGCGCTATTGACCACAGTTACTTCGGTATTTAAAATTCCCTTTTCACCTTTTATTTCTGGATAGGCGTACACGCCCCATTGGTCGATATGCATCGGATTGGCCTTAACAATCCATACATCCCGATAGATCCCAGACCCTGTATACCACCGCGAATCGGCGCTTTGGCTATGGTCTACCCTAACGGCTATGGTATTTTCTTTGCCAAATTCAATGTATGGCGTAATATCGTAAGAAAAGGACACATAACCATTGGGCCTTTTGCCAACAGATTTACCATTGACAAAAACTTCACTTCGGTTGTACACTCCCTCAAAATAGATAAAAATCTTTTTACCCTGATCTTCTGCGGGTATCGTCAATTGTTTTCGGTACCATCCTATGCCGCCGGGCAAATATCCTGTTGCGCTGGCTAAATTAGGACTTAACGGGTATTTCACACTCCAATCATGCGGCAAACTCACCTGCTGCCATCCAGCGCGATCCATTTCCGTTCCCGCTTTTATCTCCATATCTCCCAAATGGAAGCGCCAGTCTGAGTTTACACGTTCGGCGATGCCAAACCCCGGCTGTGCATATAGGGTATGGAGACCTATATAACTGGAGATTGCTAAGACAGCCAACTTTCTTATTATTCTTTTCATTTTATTTATATTTACATTAGGTTTAGTGATTAAAGTGTGGGAACTACTGGTATTACATGGCCCTCATCGTCAAAATACAACCGATCCATACACACCTCGCGATTAAATCCTGCAGCGTCACCCATATCGATACCCTTGGGATAATTAAAACGATGGTAAACAATATACCATTCATCTTTCCCTGGAATCTGCAGAATAGAATTATGTCCAGTTCCATATATCCCCTTTGCGGGATCTTTTTGTAAGACTAGATTATTTTCGGGAACAGTGATTGGCCCATCGGGGGAAGAGGCGGTTCCATAACGTACCCGATAATTTTCACTCCGAGTATCGTCTTCTGACCAAAAGAAATAATAGCGACCTTTACGGTAGACTACATATGCACCTTCGCGAAACGTCTTATCGGGAGTTATGACTTTTAGCGTGTTTTTCTTGATGCTAACCATATCCTTGTTGAGCTCAGCTACCGCTAGATAGCCATTTCCCCAATATAAATAGCTTTTACCAGATTTTGGATCGTTAAACGCTGCGGGATCTATCTCCTGACCACCTTTTACACCTTCAGGTTTAAAATCTATCAATGGCCTTCCCGAATCCTTAAAAGGCCCTGTCGGCAAATCTGCTACCGCAACGCCTATCTTTTGCGCCGCCGTGAAATAATAATAGTATTTATAGTCGTTCTTAACTTTCTTTTCTGTAATCGTTGGCGCCCAGGCATTTCTAGGGCCCCAGGCAACATCTTTTTTCAAGTCCAAAATCACCCCCTCGTCTTTCCACTTGCTGAGGTCTGGGGACGAAAAGGTCTTAAAATAATAGCCGCCCCAACCGTCAAAACCATCGCTTGTCGGGTAAATGTAGTATTTTTTGGTTTTATTGGAATAAAGTACATCTGGATCGGCATAAAAACCATCCAAAACCGGATTCTTTCTAAAAGTGAATTGAATGTCTTTTGGTTTCCCCCATTTGCTAGTCAGATCAAGCAGTTCTTGCCTGGAAACAGGGATAATGGTACCATGTCTTGGATGGAAATCCATATCAATTTCATGATCAATCACTTTAAAACGATCCAAATCATCAGAGATACAAAATTGATATTTTCCTTTGCCATATACATCATACATCAGGATGTATTTATCTGACTGATTGATCTTAAAGACACTAGATCCTTCCACAGCATCGTTTGTCTGCTGTTTATATCCTGGCTGTTCAATCCATCTTCCTGACGTAAGTGAATCTGTTATCGCCAGTTTGATACCATTGCCATGTCCTTCGGTTTTGTAAAAGAGGTAGAAGAGACCATTCTTTTCAATAATATCGCCGTCAATACAAGATTTACCGTTTTTCGGCAGAAAAAGTACTTTTGGATCGGACTCAAAATCGGTAAATTCCTTATTTGCGTAAGCGTAATAAATGATATCGGGATCGTTTCCATATTGCATAGACCAATACACCATATATTTCCCTACCGAAGGATCAAATATTGTCTGTGGTGCCCAAACCCTTTTCAAGGCTTCCTGGCCTTTAAAGCGCTGCTGAATATCGATTATTTGATGCGACCAATGCACGAGGTCTTGGGACTTTAACAAGACCATTCCGCGGTTGGAATCCCAGCCTTTGGAGGAAGTCATGTCAGTCAGTACCATATAAAATGTTTTTCCATCGTGGCAACGAAGAATATGTGGGTCTCGTACACCACCAGTTTTGCTAATAAGCTTTGAATCTAAGATGGGTTGATTATCGTTTAGAGCTCGATACGTATAGCCATCAGTGCTAATGGCAAAACACACAGCCTCATCAGCTACAGCGTTCCCTTTAAAATAAGCGAAGAGGTAACCCGCAAAATCTTTTTCTGCTGGGCCGCCCCGATAAGTCTGTGCAAAAACACCGCATGCAGCATGTATAAAAAATAAGATAACTAAGATTGAAATTTTGTTTTTTTTCATGAAAGTTTAGTTGAATATATAAGCATTAACCTATTGTGCGTCTCTGTATTTTTGTACCTCTAAATGCCATGGGAATTTATCCCATGGCTTCGTAATCACGATCTGACCTATCATCAGCACCTATTTTAAAGGTATCTTTTGAACTGCAGTATAATAGTATTCTCCGGACACTGTCGACTTGACACCGATTCTAGCAAACACATAATCGAGGTTTTTCAAATTGTCCGGCAACTCTCCGACGATACTTATTGGTTGATCAAAAGTGACGTTAGCCAAGTTAGCCTCTACCCGAAGTTCTTGTCGCACTTGATCCGTTAATACCGATTTCCCTAAGTAGAGACATACAGCACCCAAATTTGCCGTCCCAACGATTCTGTTAATTGTAAAGTTAGCAGTAATTCTGTTACTATGTTTTTGATATGATTCGTTTATCACCGTGAAATAAGGTGTTACGGGCAGATCTATTGTTGTATTGCCTTTCACCTGTACGATGATTGTATCTGTTGCTTGTTGTAACCAAGGAGAATCTCCCATTCGGACCAATTTGTAAGTTCCATCAAATAAACTCGCAGAAAAAGTTCCATCCTGATCGAAGTAGACATTTATCTTAGACCGGAGTGGATATCCATCTTGCCATAATTCCAATTGAGGTCCATTATTTCGAACACCAATCGCTTTGCCTTCGTAAACAACACGGCC encodes the following:
- a CDS encoding DUF5009 domain-containing protein produces the protein MIPILPNSTTTPQQRNDSLDVLRGIAILLMVLSSSISFGNLPAWMYHAQVPPPKHVFDPSIAGITWVDLVFPIFLFTMGAAIPLAMRKKVANLNALPIAGTIFKRFVALFFFALFSFYMRAWVMSGEPAASQYILSIVGFVLLFTLYADLKSYLPMRTARLVHIVALLLSVGMLYLLYAQTDRFTLQKTDIIILVLANMALFGTLWWWLTAKSIWLRMAILPFIMGVFLGSKEVGSINEFIYKLSPATWLYQFYYLKYLFIILPATVVGEWIIADTSLADKPRMQRSQLALQGLLCALLIGLNVFNLYMRYLDINMGVTLMLIFSLCFCSGVFRKAEVLTLQAKMAVLGSYLLFLGLIFEAYEGGIKKDYSTYSYYFVCTGLACYALTMLCCIEKLAFGKSLFRGIALVGRNPMVAYTAGNLLLIPLLALTGLQSALDQMGAQGVFGGVMRGVLFTGIVALLTIFSSRLKLYWKS
- a CDS encoding FAD-dependent oxidoreductase produces the protein MNWFKSFFSILLISVTLSSQGQAVASYDVLIVGGGASGVSAALQAARLGSKVLMVEETSWLGGMLTAAGVSAIDGNHRMPSGIWGEFRAELYAYYGGPKAVETGWVSNTLFEPSVGNRLLKKMVGAEKNIAVWYKSTLLDLKKQPKGWTVAIEQEGKKKTVNASILVDATELGDLLPRAGVAYSIGMDSRYDTKEEFAPEKANSIIQDLTYVAILKDYGADPKRLLKKPQGYDPKEFEHACDVKDPASHSNTPIINCDQMITYGKLPNGKYMINWPKDGNDIYLNIIEMSPKARAVELQKAKDHTLRFVYHLQSQLGFKNLGLADDEYDTADKLPFIAYHRESRRAKGLVQLTLPYVQSPYQQELPLYRTGGIVGDYTIDHHHLKNPDAPKIDFVKIRVPSYNVPLGSLIPEKIADFIVAEKSISVSNIVAGATRLQPVVLGIGQAAGVLAALSAKQGVTPKDLSLREVQQVLLDHHAYLMPFIDVDPKDSRFQAIQRVGATGILKGKGVPYKWANQTWFYPEHRISEVDLIVGMRSYYPSADKVAGSGADVTAEFFAALLLQVDPTLNKDKIWSVIAAKENQVLTRAQVAVVLDHILKPFERPVDFTGQFIATKN
- a CDS encoding alpha/beta hydrolase; the encoded protein is MRLIICLLCVVGTMLAKGQELYTLQSAHLFGVDSGYVYIPKMKPDNRALPVVYVLHSHGANYKSLSKFFDFQALSDQYGFVVVCPDGLRTSWFLDSPQKGGAQFGRFLTGELMPYIQGKYHTDRDNSFITGVSMGGHGALWLFFNYPSFFKSAGSSSGVVNLRHSAFKKTSLAQHLGQYSDQNPLFDRFSVIHNVHKIAGSEKTFIFDCGTEDYLYGANKSLRDSCDVLKIKATYIAQPGAHTSGYWAKTIPVHFAYFNRLIH
- a CDS encoding sugar-binding domain-containing protein, whose protein sequence is MKRIIRKLAVLAISSYIGLHTLYAQPGFGIAERVNSDWRFHLGDMEIKAGTEMDRAGWQQVSLPHDWSVKYPLSPNLASATGYLPGGIGWYRKQLTIPAEDQGKKIFIYFEGVYNRSEVFVNGKSVGKRPNGYVSFSYDITPYIEFGKENTIAVRVDHSQSADSRWYTGSGIYRDVWIVKANPMHIDQWGVYAYPEIKGEKGILNTEVTVVNSASASSAIAVEQQLVDMTGRIVAKKTQKVQIGASDKATVQQQLTVSNPKLWSLDQPQQYTLRTIVTQNGQQIDQSEVKTGFRAFTFDANKGFALNGEWMKVKGVCLHHDAGVLGAEVYPEVWRRRLLTLKSLGVNAIRTSHNPQASSLYALCDELGLLVMDEAFDEWEFPKRKWLQGWNFGTPGFQGSYDFFESWGEQDLADMVKRDRNHLSIFAWSIGNEVDYPNDPYSHPILNGEKKEGGFTQASYGGYKKDAPDAMRLGDIAKRLVAVVKKYDKSRAVTAGLAGVAMSNETAYPGALDIAGYNYTESRYQLDHKRFPERVIFGSENRHDLSAWLAVRDNAHIFGQFLWTGIDYLGESGRWPSRGFYSGLLDFAGFVKPRGYYRQSLWSDKPMAYLGTYPLKGGAGATDVWSALESEEGQRKNEAPSMDAWPIWNYQEGQQIRVVCYTNSAQARLELNGKLVGEEKKYDEKTGIIFWDIPYTSGKLEVVGFDNHKKEIIRHAIQSTQRPTAIHATVLGEQDIKSGAIIQIALQLVDANDDPVILSEDEITCDLIGNARLLGMEAGNNADMGDYTDNKQRVYHGKMIAYVQALGQSGDKVDIRFTSPWLKTATIQCLIK
- a CDS encoding family 43 glycosylhydrolase produces the protein MKKNKISILVILFFIHAACGVFAQTYRGGPAEKDFAGYLFAYFKGNAVADEAVCFAISTDGYTYRALNDNQPILDSKLISKTGGVRDPHILRCHDGKTFYMVLTDMTSSKGWDSNRGMVLLKSQDLVHWSHQIIDIQQRFKGQEALKRVWAPQTIFDPSVGKYMVYWSMQYGNDPDIIYYAYANKEFTDFESDPKVLFLPKNGKSCIDGDIIEKNGLFYLFYKTEGHGNGIKLAITDSLTSGRWIEQPGYKQQTNDAVEGSSVFKINQSDKYILMYDVYGKGKYQFCISDDLDRFKVIDHEIDMDFHPRHGTIIPVSRQELLDLTSKWGKPKDIQFTFRKNPVLDGFYADPDVLYSNKTKKYYIYPTSDGFDGWGGYYFKTFSSPDLSKWKDEGVILDLKKDVAWGPRNAWAPTITEKKVKNDYKYYYYFTAAQKIGVAVADLPTGPFKDSGRPLIDFKPEGVKGGQEIDPAAFNDPKSGKSYLYWGNGYLAVAELNKDMVSIKKNTLKVITPDKTFREGAYVVYRKGRYYFFWSEDDTRSENYRVRYGTASSPDGPITVPENNLVLQKDPAKGIYGTGHNSILQIPGKDEWYIVYHRFNYPKGIDMGDAAGFNREVCMDRLYFDDEGHVIPVVPTL
- a CDS encoding DUF3823 domain-containing protein; this translates as MKINFLSLLVAFACLVIVGCEYDNFEAPKSTLSGRVVYEGKAIGVRNNGPQLELWQDGYPLRSKINVYFDQDGTFSASLFDGTYKLVRMGDSPWLQQATDTIIVQVKGNTTIDLPVTPYFTVINESYQKHSNRITANFTINRIVGTANLGAVCLYLGKSVLTDQVRQELRVEANLANVTFDQPISIVGELPDNLKNLDYVFARIGVKSTVSGEYYYTAVQKIPLK